In Corvus hawaiiensis isolate bCorHaw1 chromosome 14, bCorHaw1.pri.cur, whole genome shotgun sequence, the sequence cagccccgcccggggccgcgggcgggccgggcgcaTGGCCCGGCCTggcatggggagagggaggccgcGGAAGGGGCGGAGGGGGTGGAGCACTGAAGGGAGAGCGGGACAGGGGATGCGGGAcgctgggagaaggagaggaggagcaggagaaggaacgCGGAGGCTCTGGAGAACCGCTGCTTTTGtgttgctcttctgctgctgccgctgctgccgctgccgccgctgccgctgaagcgctgggagcgtttgtccgcgtgtccgtgtgtctgttGCCCGGGTGTCCGTTTTTCCGCCGCGCGCCCcgcggccgagccccgcgcgccccgggCCAGCACGGGCCGCTGCGCTCCGGGGCCGAAGCGGAGTCAcggagcatctcttcctcccgcaGCCGCGCCACACGCACCGTCTTGTTTAGCTTCCTCTTCACCAGATTGTAACTCTTCCTTGCGGCAGTCTTGCAACTTGCCCCTGCTGCTCGCTCGCCCCGCGCCGCGGTCTCTTGCTCACGAGCAAGCAAAGCGCTGTCCGCACTTtttgcctggagcagagcaaagtGCTGAATGAGGCGCCTGCCAGCGCCAGGCGGAGCCAGCCCcgtgggagggcagagcaggacgtGAGGAGGGAGACGTGCGGCCCCTGCGGGgcgcagcgctgctccccggccgcTCGGCGTGGGCagtgggagcggcggggccgtgcccggcGCGGTGCCCTCGTCGCCAGGGCTGTTGCTATTTTCTTGTCCGGTTCCAGGTGAAAATCGGAGACTGCCGATAGGAGGattcaaggaaaagaatggaaacacTCTTTTTGCCGAGTTCTGATGCCAGTCCAatagagcagctcagctctcagctgtctgcctcctccctgccaatcCAGCACTTTCAGCCGGGAGCAAAGGccctctctgcaaagaaactgcaggctggtttccttctcctgctgttcaTTGACACAGGTAGAAAAGCAGACTAGTTTGGATGCTGAGTCTGTCCAAACAGACAGTGAACTTTGCCATGTGAAGCCAAGACACGGAGTCTTGAGCCCTGCGACAGTGTCATGGGAATCACCTTTGTTGCTTCTGCTGTCTATTGTCACTGCTGAGGGTGCAGTCCCATGGGAGCACATGCCCTGTCTCTAGAAGCCAGAGCCGAGCAATGCACTGGGCTCTAAAATCTTCCGTTGGCAGGCTTCTGGTGTCTCCAGCATTGCTTTCAAAGCCAAACAGGGAGAAGGCAAACTGTGTGTAGCTAATGATACTGTAGAGTGTCTCAAACTTGCTAAGTCCTAGGTCTTCTAGGTAAGATCAGTTTGGAATGACGGTGGGGTAGAACTAGTGCAAGACAGAAAAGGGGAGCCTAGAAGGGAAGCAATTAATAGTATACGGGAACATCTTGGGCTGTTTCTTTCCGTTTGCATGTCACTTCTGggaagctgttttgcttttgcaagaaTCTTGCCCACAGTGATGTCTGCTCTTTCCAAGACCCTTTCCTGGAGACCTTGCTCGAGCTCCTGTCACAAGATGTGCCATCACGTGCAGCTTCTCTTGGCTTGCCACACTGTGCGTGCAGCACGACTCTTGCAGCAAAGCCGGACCAAGGTTTTGAGAGCTTGACAActtgtcctttctcctcctggtgGGCTAGCGAGTTGTGCGGTGGGTAAGGTTTCCGTCGTTACTGTTCTAGGCTAAGGAAACAGGAGGAGGGGGTAGCAGCAGTTGTTAGGCTGGCTGAATGGAGAGAAAGAATCTCCGGAGCCTGCAGCCAGAAGTGGAGAGCTGTGGGCTAATCCTTCCAAGCTCTCAGTGGACATCTTGCAAGTGACCTGGAACGTGAGAATGGTCTGACAGAGGCGGTTGGTTTCTGAGTTCAGCGTAGATGCTTGCACATCTGGTGCGTTGGTGCGCAAATCAAGAGTACAATCGGTTCATGGGAAGCACCAGAAGAAGCTGGAGCTCTCCGAGCAGACGACTGAAAGAAtctgcaaaggagaaatgtgGGAAATGACTTGGTGTACCTTGCCTGGAAGAAGGGTagttttttctaataattccTAATCCGTTCCCTTGGCTTTTGACTTTCTTAACAAGGCCGTTTGCATCCCCGATTCAGCACGAAGCCAGAGGCCCGGGCTTACGGAAGCGCGCCAAAGATTCCTCCGCAGTGACGCTCAGGTGGAAAGAGGAGCGGGGCGCCTGAGCAGCCTCCGGGGAAGCATCCCGCGAGGTGCAATTTGCGccgtgctgggagaggaggagggggagaaggatggGCCGtgcgtggcagcagcagcaagtttgGGCCGCAGGACATTGCGCCTGCGCCGCTGCCCCACAATGGGCGGGCgtgtccccggggctgcggccccgGCACCGCGTCCGCTGAGCTGCCGACGCTGCGGGAgctccccgggctgggctggggttcccgctgggactgggcagcaggctgtgctctcacTGTGGTCAGCAGCAGCGGCACGTACCTCTGGACATCCacgtctcctgctgctgggaagaagcaaTGAAGCGAGTGCAGaagttctgcttcctctttctcccgGTGGAGTTTTTCGTTTCATTCCACACTCCAGAGGCAATTTCTGTGCTGGCCTCTGTCAGCTGATTCTATTTCAAGAGCACCAGCAACAGGGCTGCGTTTGAGCGCTGTGAATGTGGCCTGTATGGCTTTCATTCTCCTCGCCTTAGTGCTCAGGGGTGGTGGGCATTCCAGTATCTGCTGATCCTTATGCCTGCGACAAAAAGACTGACTTCGCTGTCGTGAAAGCACCGTGGATAGGCCTGCTTGAAAGCGGCAGTTGCAGTTTGGCTGAAAAATGCAGGTGGCAGCCGGAAGGGGTGCCACAGCAGCCGTGGGGTCCAATTCACAAGGCAGAGgcaacagcagcctcctgacgGCGCATCACGGTGAATGAAAGGGTGCAGAAACCcgatcatttctttctctgaagtttgCTTCGGGAATGTACAGGCAGGCTCTGAGGAACCAGGGCTGTTTGTGGGGGAGTGTTGTTGTGATCAAGAGattcaattagaaaaagaaggtgttACGCATTTTGAGTCTTGACTTCAGTGCTTAGTCAGAAAGACCCAGTAGAGTAAGAAAACACCGGGAACTTGCAACTGGGAGAACACAGAGCGTTTCGTTAGAAAGCAAGGACTATTCAGTcaaggcaggagagatggaacaaagtttttaaaaatgtaacaagtaGCAGGTGCACAATAGTTTGCAGAAAGAAGTATTACACAAGCATTTATCTTTGGGAGAAAAGTCTGATGTTGCTGTTAGGGACTTGATCACGACTATTATTGGTTAGCAAGCTTATTAACAATTTTACTATTGGCTATCCAGGCTCACACTATTCTAACCCGATGGTGAAAAGATTATAAAAGCTATCGACACTTTTAATAAACGTCTCTGGTTATAGCCCGACTGGCGACCGCATTTCTTTGATGCGTTGCACAAGCAACGTGACTGACACTTTCGCTCTCCGTGCTCGTTCCGCAGCCACGGGTACAAAGACATTATGGGAACCCTTGTGCAGACAGAGCCTTCTATCCCTGCAGAACGCAGCGCGGCGGGTGGGGGCGGTTGGCGGGCAGCGAGCCCCGGGCAGCAGGCGAGATCCGGCTCCGCACCTGCCGGGCCCTGCTAAGGCTCAATGCCGGCTCCTCTGCAACAGCAAAGACCTTGAGCCTTGTcactgcccagaggggcagtgctggcccgGCCGCACAGCTCGTTTTCCCCACAACTTGCAGGAGGTGAGAAGGCAACACTTGCAAACACTGACTGCGAGCCGCAGCGCCGGCTGCGCACCATTAACCTCAGCTCTGGGACCACTGTCTGCCCCAAGCTCCGGGGGATGCGgtgggagcccggctgggctctgccctggggccatCCTCCAGTGACAGCTGCAAACAGGGAGCATTTAGTTGCCACCAAGAGCCCAGCCACGCGTGgaggggagctggtgcaggtgcGGCCTGCGCTgttgcctgctgtgctctggggctgctgctccccgcagAGGGAACTGCACTGGCgtgccagaggagacaaagaagcTTCAGCTTAAGCCGAACTGagctgggtggctgggctggcaggagtggggagggtcaagggcattcacagagctcatcctgctgcaaggacgaggaaaagtggcagtgggaagctaacagtgaggagagctgaggcctggagggcagctcttgaaTGACACTCAGGTCTCACCGGACCTctgagacattgctgttcttctgccagtgacaggatgagtccctaaacctggggctcgctcctcctcctcgtggTCAGGGGCATCAAGGAAGGCTACAGTGCGACAGAGACCACCCTGAGCTGGCAACTcactgggggaaaagagggagggagcactTGTGAACTAAAGGGCAGGTGGGGCagagaactgttcagagaagggctgagctaaagcttgagcaagctgagaaacgtcatttggggtcatcccacattgatttcatttcacaagTTATTGAACAAGTTtatttggggcggggggggtgtcatgttttcccctggagGCGTGCACTCTGCAGGCTTGAGCTGCGTTGCCGAAATGCTCGGgcacgtctctgctgcagctcacaccggttcttctttggcttcttccGGCCCGGTGCTGagccgcagcagagccctggcggagcccagagcagcctcagcatccacagagcccggctgcaaggagagaaagcagaaaccgCCCGTCACGTGAAGGCTGctgtcccccttgtcccagccgcccgcggtgcccaggccgtgctggccgtgctcagagcgGTGCCCGAAGCCGcccgtccctgctgcctttggcaggagagcaggatggcAGGACACGTGCCACCACCCGCAGCCAGCCGTGGCagatccacctcctcagcagctgcccagagcgggatgctccTGTGCTCGCTGCCATCTCCCAAAAGCCCTTATCCCACCCGTGCCAAGAAGACGGGGACCCACCGCACGCCACCCGCCGCcggaagaaaagctgctcccaagcGATGTCCTCGGCCTTCTCCAAGGCCACGTCCCATCCACGCCGCAGCTGGTCCCAAGCACTTCCCGATCCAGACTGGACACCACCTACAACGCTTCCtcgaagaaaaacaaacaacaaattaatgaaaagggATTACAgaccaaaaggagaaacaagaaaaaaggtcaaaaatcttctctctgtcGGGGGCCTGAGGAAGGCCCAACCTTCCCTacatgctggggaaaaacccacccacgggCGAGGGAAGCCCacgctttctcccttcccccctgcactgccccccaACAGGCACGGCGAGCCCGAAGCAAACAAGGGGAGTGGAGCAGCCCGAGCCCTTCCTTTCCCGCAAAACAAAGCAGCCCgtgcacagctcctggagcgccacctctgctcctgccatggggGCTTGTTTGTGTcgggctggctgccccagccccagccccagccccagcccggggaACAGTGGGTggtgggggctgttggcagggccaggggccgACTCCCATTTCGTAAGCACCCCAGCCcatcccgcccgccccgccgaaaagcagcttggcagccggCTGAAGAATTAGTTGCAtccgccccagcaaaggggggaacctttgcttcccggcCAGGCCGTGCAATGCCCAaatctgggagcatccccctggGTGTGGACTCATCTGTAAATTCGCTgtggagcctggctttgaagAAGGTGCCAGAATCAAAgcccatcatcttcagcttgccGGTGGCCAGGTCGAGGAAGAGCTCGTCATCCTTGACGTCGTCCTCCATGTCTCCAGACgcagcagccccacctggcacagcttctccaggggctccttcttccctgcggctgagagcaggctgtcagtgccccgcccagggccccggctgtcagtgaagcaggacaagcaaaagcagcttgcacggcggccaccagtgctgggaagagcagctcagctccagcacaaggGCTGCGTGTTCCCATCTGACGACCCCTGCGCAGCGATACAGGCAGGGCAAAAAAGCCTGCGTTTCTTGGCTTCTTCTTGCCAAGGCACGTGTGGAGCTGTAACTTACCGGCTCCCTGGATCAAAGTGTGCCTGtggctctctcccttcttctaCGGATGGTGAATATCCTGCAGCCAAGGATCACACGACAGGTCTTCTAATGAGGGCCTGTCCAAGGAGTGCAGGGACAGACACCATCTGATGAGTTCCTTGCAGTCTGCGGGGAGAAACCAGAAAGCGCCGgtcagttgcagaaggctcctgtccgCTTTGCCCCACTATTGCCATGCCCAGGCCATGCCATGGCGgctccaagctgtgcctgaacTTTCCCATCCATTCTTTgttttggaggagagcaggagagcggGGCATGTGCCACCTCCTCGGCAGCTGCCAGAGCGGGATGCTCGTGAgcctgctgctgtctcccagcaccgCTATTCCCCCCGTGCCGCAGAGATGAGCATCCACCTTGAGAGAGCCGTTGTGGGAGCGACAGCTGGCCCCAGCTGATGTTCCGGCCCTTCGGGAACGGGTGCTGCCCGCAGACCATCTGGTGCAGCacgatgcccagggaccagacggTAGCTGCCTCGCCGTAGTACCAGCCAAAGTGGTTCCATTCCGGGGGGCTGTACGATGGTGTTCCTACGGAATAGAGAGGCAGTTCATTAGGGGGATGCTGCCTGCTCCCGGAGCCtcgccccagcatccctgggcacgCGGGGGCCGCACCAGTGGCACGCGGCGTGACCCGCTGCCCTCTCGCCAGCGCCTGTGACTTGCGGACAAACTGTGGGTTGTAAAAGAAGCCACCGGTGTCGCAAGAGGGCAGCggaagccctggcaaggcccgaGCATTCCACGCAAAGGGAAAACCCGCTCAGTGCCGGGGGGGAAAAACCATGccttcaccctgcctgcctgcattgccccaaaaaacattctgaagcCAAGGCAAACCAGGCAAGCTGAGCAGTCCAAGCCCTTTCTCGCCTGCACACCAAACCGGCGGGTGCACAGCTTCTGGCCCCACCCTCTCTGCTACCCCCACCCACGGGTGTGTTTTTGTcacgctggctgccccagccccagcgccagtcctgggcagagtggctggcgAAGGCTGCCAGCAGCGCTGGAAGATGGCCCCCTGGCCACCCACACTCAAAAGCAACTGGGCTGAACACTCGGTCCTGGCATCAAAAGGGAGAATCCccgctgccacagccaggctgggccgcGAGATGCCGGCACCGGGAGCCTACCCCGGCGGGGACTCACCTGCAAAGCGGGTGTAGGCTGTGTCTTGCAGGTGGGTGCCGCAGCCAAAGTCAATCAATTTGGCCTGGCCGGTGGCCAGGTCAACCAGGATGTTCTCTGGTTTCAGGTCCCTGTGAAGGACCccgcagctggtgcagtgccgcACGGCCTCCAGGACCTGGCGGAAGAGCTCCCGTGCCACCTCCTCTGACAGGAAGCCCCGCTCTCGAATAAAACGAAGCAGGTCCTGAGAGTGCTCCGGCCGCTCCATCACCAGCACCACGTTGTTGGGGAGCTCGAGCCACTCGAGGAGCTGCACCACACCAGGGAAGCCGGTGGacaccttgtccagcagcacgACCTCGAGTGGTGCGCTGGTGCCGTTGGGCTGCGGGAGGAGCACGATGCCGTCAGTGGGGCTGATGCCGTGCCAGGGCTCGGGAAGGCCCTCGCCCAGCCCGGGATGCTCTGCGCCCTCCGCTGCCCCCACGCCCGCTCTCCCCCGAGGCGTCCTGCCGCCTTCCACCCTCCCGGGCCTCGGCTTATCCCCGCCCGTCACGCCccggcttctcccgctgcccaccacccccctcctccccccgctcactcaccagctcgCCCCAATGACGGATGCGGTTCCGTGGCACCcgtttgatggccacctgcaagcCAAGGGAAGCAGCGGGTtgagctcgccgcccgccctgccgagccccatcctccttctcctgcgccctcctcctcctccgccccccctcctcctgcgcccgccgccggccccgccactcACCGGGGCGCCGTCCGAGAGCCGCGTCGCCGCGAACACGCTGCCGAAGCCGCCGCGCCCCAGCAGCGAGCCCACCCGGTAGCGCTCCGTCAGGCCCTGCTGCGCCTTCCCTGCCGGCGACACGCGGCTGTCAGCGCTCGGCCCGGCTCCAGAAACGGCCCGCGGCCGCTCCTcaaccgccccgggccgggtatCCCCAGATGTTGCCTCTTTCGAAGGGGACACCGGCAGCtcgggggcgggggccgcgctgCCGAGGGGAAGAGCTCGGACCGGGGAAGACGCCGCGgacgcggcgggagcggccgcgccgtCTGTGTCCGCGGCGGgtcccgggaggagccggggccggggccggggccggggccggggccggggccggggccggggccggagtcGGAGTCGGAGGCGGgcctggggccggggccggggccggagtcGGACCAGCCGGAGCCAGAGGCTGGCAATGCTGCCCAAGAGGCAGGCACTGATGCCCGCCCAGCAGCGCCACCGCCAGTACGGCAAGAGCCGGGCGGAGGCGAGACCGCGGCGGgacgcccgggggcggggagggcgcagccccgcccggggccgcgggcgggccgggcgcaTGGCCCGGCCTggcatggggagagggaggccgcGGAAGGGGCGGAGGGGGTGGAGCACTGAAGGGAGAGCGGGACAGGGGATGCGGGAcgctgggagaaggagaggaggagcaggagaaggaacgCGGAGGCTCTGGAGAACCGCTGCTTTTGtgttgctcttctgctgctgccgctgctgccgctgccgccgctgccgctgaagcgctgggagcgtttgtccgcgtgtccgtgtgtctgttGCCCGGGTGTCCGTTTTTCCGCCGCGCGCCCcgcggccgagccccgcgcgccccgggCCAGCACGGGCCGCTGCGCTCCGGGGCCGAAGCGGAGTCAcggagcatctcttcctcccgcaGCCGCGCCACACGCACCGTCTTGTTTAGCTTCCTCTTCACCAGATTGTAACTCTTCCTTGCGGCAGTCTTGCAACTTGCCCCTGCTGCTCGCTCGCCCCGCGCCGCGGTCTCTTGCTCACGAGCAAGCAAAGCGCTGTCCGCACTTtttgcctggagcagagcaaagtGCTGAATGAGGCGCCTGCCAGCGCCAGGCGGAGCCAGCCCcgtgggagggcagagcaggacgtGAGGAGGGAGACGTGCGGCCCCTGCGGGgcgcagcgctgctccccggccgcTCGGCGTGGGCagtgggagcggcggggccgtgcccggcGCGGTGCCCTCGTCGCCAGGGCTGTTGCTATTTTCTTGTCCGGTTCCAGGTGAAAATCGGAGACTGCCGATAGGAGGattcaaggaaaagaatggaaacacTCTTTTTGCCGAGTTCTGATGCCAGTCCAatagagcagctcagctctcagctgtctgcctcctccctgccaatcCAGCACTTTCAGCCGGGAGCAAAGGccctctctgcaaagaaactgcaggctggtttccttctcctgctgttcaTTGACACAGGTAGAAAAGCAGACTAGTTTGGATGCTGAGTCTGTCCAAACAGACAGTGAACTTTGCCATGTGAAGCCAAGACACGGAGTCTTGAGCCCTGCGACAGTGTCATGGGAATCACCTTTGTTGCTTCTGCTGTCTATTGTCACTGCTGAGGGTGCAGTCCCATGGGAGCACATGCCCTGTCTCTAGAAGCCAGAGCCGAGCAATGCACTGGGCTCTAAAATCTTCCGTTGGCAGGCTTCTGGTGTCTCCAGCATTGCTTTCAAAGCCAAACAGGGAGAAGGCAAACTGTGTGTAGCTAATGATACTGTAGAGTGTCTCAAACTTGCTAAGTCCTAGGTCTTCTAGGTAAGATCAGTTTGGAATGACGGTGGGGTAGAACTAGTGCAAGACAGAAAAGGGGAGCCTAGAAGGGAAGCAATTAATAGTATACGGGAACATCTTGGGCTGTTTCTTTCCGTTTGCATGTCACTTCTGggaagctgttttgcttttgcaagaaTCTTGCCCACAGTGATGTCTGCTCTTTCCAAGACCCTTTCCTGGAGACCTTGCTCGAGCTCCTGTCACAAGATGTGCCATCACGTGCAGCTTCTCTTGGCTTGCCACACTGTGCGTGCAGCACGACTCTTGCAGCAAAGCCGGACCAAGGTTTTGAGAGCTTGACAActtgtcctttctcctcctggtgGGCTAGCGAGTTGTGCGGTGGGTAAGGTTTCCGTCGTTACTGTTCTAGGCTAAGGAAACAGGAGGAGGGGGTAGCAGCAGTTGTTAGGCTGGCTGAATGGAGAGAAAGAATCTCCGGAGCCTGCAGCCAGAAGTGGAGAGCTGTGGGCTAATCCTTCCAAGCTCTCAGTGGACATCTTGCAAGTGACCTGGAACGTGAGAATGGTCTGACAGAGGCGGTTGGTTTCTGAGTTCAGCGTAGATGCTTGCACATCTGGTGCGTTGGTGCGCAAATCAAGAGTACAATCGGTTCATGGGAAGCACCAGAAGAAGCTGGAGCTCTCCGAGCAGACGACTGAAAGAAtctgcaaaggagaaatgtgGGAAATGACTTGGTGTACCTTGCCTGGAAGAAGGGTagttttttctaataattccTAATCCGTTCCCTTGGCTTTTGACTTTCTTAACAAGGCCGTTTGCATCCCCGATTCAGCACGAAGCCAGAGGCCCGGGCTTACGGAAGCGCGCCAAAGATTCCTCCGCAGTGACGCTCAGGTGGAAAGAGGAGCGGGGCGCCTGAGCAGCCTCCGGGGAAGCATCCCGCGAGGTGCAATTTGCGccgtgctgggagaggaggagggggagaaggatggGCCGtgcgtggcagcagcagcaagtttgGGCCGCAGGACATTGCGCCTGCGCCGCTGCCCCACAATGGGCGGGCgtgtccccggggctgcggccccgGCACCGCGTCCGCTGAGCTGCCGACGCTGCGGGAgctccccgggctgggctggggttcccgctgggactgggcagcaggctgtgctctcacTGTGGTCAGCAGCAGCGGCACGTACCTCTGGACATCCacgtctcctgctgctgggaagaagcaaTGAAGCGAGTGCAGaagttctgcttcctctttctcccgGTGGAGTTTTTCGTTTCATTCCACACTCCAGAGGCAATTTCTGTGCTGGCCTCTGTCAGCTGATTCTATTTCAAGAGCACCAGCAACAGGGCTGCGTTTGAGCGCTGTGAATGTGGCCTGTATGGCTTTCATTCTCCTCGCCTTAGTGCTCAGGGGTGGTGGGCATTCCAGTATCTGCTGATCCTTATGCCTGCGACAAAAAGACTGACTTCGCTGTCGTGAAAGCACCGTGGATAGGCCTGCTTGAAAGCGGCAGTTGCAGTTTGGCTGAAAAATGCAGGTGGCAGCCGGAAGGGGTGCCACAGCAGCCGTGGGGTCCAATTCACAAGGCAGAGgcaacagcagcctcctgacgGCGCATCACGGTGAATGAAAGGGTGCAGAAACCcgatcatttctttctctgaagtttgCTTCGGGAATGTACAGGCAGGCTCTGAGGAACCAGGGCTGTTTGTGGGGGAGTGTTGTTGTGATCAAGAGattcaattagaaaaagaaggtgttACGCATTTTGAGTCTTGACTTCAGTGCTTAGTCAGAAAGACCCAGTAGAGTAAGAAAACACCGGGAACTTGCAACTGGGAGAACACAGAGCGTTTCGTTAGAAAGCAAGGACTATTCAGTcaaggcaggagagatggaacaaagtttttaaaaatgtaacaagtaGCAGGTGCACAATAGTTTGCAGAAAGAAGTATTACACAAGCATTTATCTTTGGGAGAAAAGTCTGATGTTGCTGTTAGGGACTTGATCACGACTATTATTGGTTAGCAAGCTTATTAACAATTTTACTATTGGCTATCCAGGCTCACACTATTCTAACCCGATGGTGAAAAGATTATAAAAGCTATCGACACTTTTAATAAACGTCTCTGGTTATAGCCCGACTGGCGACCGCATTTCTTTGATGCGTTGCACAAGCAACGTGACTGACACTTTCGCTCTCCGTGCTCGTTCCGCAGCCACGGGTACAAAGACATTATGGGAACCCTTGTGCAGACAGAGCCTTCTATCCCTGCAGAACGCAGCGCGGCGGGTGGGGGCGGTTGGCGGGCAGCGAGCCCCGGGCAGCAGGCGAGATCCGGCTCCGCACCTGCCGGGCCCTGCTAAGGCTCAATGCCGGCTCCTCTGCAACAGCAAAGACCTTGAGCCTTGTcactgcccagaggggcagtgctggcccgGCCGCACAGCTCGTTTTCCCCACAACTTGCAGGAGGTGAGAAGGCAACACTTGCAAACACTGACTGCGAGCCGCAGCGCCGGCTGCGCACCATTAACCTCAGCTCTGGGACCACTGTCTGCCCCAAGCTCCGGGGGATGCGgtgggagcccggctgggctctgccctggggccatCCTCCAGTGACAGCTGCAAACAGGGAGCATTTAGTTGCCACCAAGAGCCCAGCCACGCGTGgaggggagctggtgcaggtgcGGCCTGCGCTgttgcctgctgtgctctggggctgctgctccccgcagAGGGAACTGCACTGGCgtgccagaggagacaaagaagcTTCAGCTTAAGCCGAACTGagctgggtggctgggctggcaggagtggggagggtcaagggcattcacagagctcatcctgctgcaaggacgaggaaaagtggcagtgggaagctaacagtgaggagagctgaggcctggagggcagctcttgaaTGACACTCAGGTCTCACCGGACCTctgagacattgctgttcttctgccagtgacaggatgagtccctaaacctggggctcgctcctcctcctcgtggTCAGGGGCATCAAGGAAGGCTACAGTGCGACAGAGACCACCCTGAGCTGGCAACTcactgggggaaaagagggagggagcactTGTGAACTAAAGGGCAGGTGGGGCagagaactgttcagagaagggctgagctaaagcttgagcaagctgagaaacgtcatttggggtcatcccacattgatttcatttcacaagTTATTGAACAAGTTtatttggggcggggggggtgtcatgttttcccctggagGCGTGCACTCTGCAGGCTTGAGCTGCGTTGCCGAAATGCTCGGgcacgtctctgctgcagctcacaccggttcttctttggcttcttccGGCCCGGTGCTGagccgcagcagagccctggcggagcccagagcagcctcagcatccacagagcccggctgcaaggagagaaagcagaaaccgCCCGTCACGTGAAGGCTGctgtcccccttgtcccagccgcccgcggtgcccaggccgtgctggccgtgctcagagcgGTGCCCGAAGCCGcccgtccctgctgcctttggcaggagagcaggatggcAGGACACGTGCCACCACCCGCAGCCAGCCGTGGCagatccacctcctcagcagctgcccagagcgggatgctccTGTGCTCGCTGCCATCTCCCAAAAGCCCTTATCCCACCCGTGCCAAGAAGACGG encodes:
- the LOC125333348 gene encoding serine/threonine-protein kinase pim-1-like, which produces MSQRSAVTGGWPQGRAQPGSHRIPRSLGQTVVPELRLMVRSRRCGSHLRFSPGTGQENSNSPGDEGTAPGTAPPLPLPTPSGRGAALRPAGAARLPPHVLLCPPTGLAPPGAGRRLIQHFALLQAKSADSALLAREQETAARGERAAGASCKTAARKSYNLVKRKLNKTVRVARLREEEMLRDSASAPERSGPAAPAPELPVSPSKEATSGDTRPGAVEERPRAVSGAGPSADSRVSPAGKAQQGLTERYRVGSLLGRGGFGSVFAATRLSDGAPVAIKRVPRNRIRHWGELPNGTSAPLEVVLLDKVSTGFPGVVQLLEWLELPNNVVLVMERPEHSQDLLRFIRERGFLSEEVARELFRQVLEAVRHCTSCGVLHRDLKPENILVDLATGQAKLIDFGCGTHLQDTAYTRFAGTPSYSPPEWNHFGWYYGEAATVWSLGIVLHQMVCGQHPFPKGRNISWGQLSLPQRLSQDCKELIRWCLSLHSLDRPSLEDLSCDPWLQDIHHP